The Aureimonas mangrovi genome contains the following window.
AGCCGTGTCAGCGCAGCGCTCGACATGGTGCGTATGGGCGCCTTCGCAGAACGCTCCATCGGACAGCTTTCGGGCGGTCAACAACAGCGCATCGCACTGGCTCGCTCCCTTGTGGTGAACCCGTCCGTCCTTCTTCTCGATGAGCCGCTGGGGGCGCTCGATCGCAAGCTTCGCGAGGAGATGCAGTTCGAGCTCCGTCAGCTCCAGCGCCGCTTCGGCATCACGTCGATCCTGGTCACCCATGATCAGGAAGAAGCCCTGACCATGAGCGACCGCGTCGCGGTGATGAACGCCGGTGCGATCATGCAGATCGGAGAGCCCAAAGCGATCTACGACCGGCCGAGTTCGGTCTTCGTGTCGGAGTTCCTCGGAACCAGCAATCTCTTCGCCGGCGAAATCCGCGGCGGTACCTTCCGGTCGAGCGAAAGCGCTAAGCTGGCTGTATCGTGCGACGAGCCCGACGGACCCGCGATCCTGGTCTTTCGGCCGGAGCGCCTTCTCATCAAGCCACAGGGGAAGGGAAAGCTCGAGGCCCGGGTCCGCGACGTCGTGTTTCGCGGCAGCCAGTACACCTACGAACTCGATGCCGGGCAGCGCGACCGCCCTATCATCGTCTACAGCCAGCACGCCCATCCGATCGATGCAGACGGGGTCGTCGGTATCGACTGGACGCAGGCTCCTGTCGTCCTGCGCGAGACTTTGCCGTGAGTGCGGCGGAGCCCGTTCGCGTCGAGCCCCACCGCGCCCTGCGGCGCTTCCGTGTCGCGCGTCTCTGGTGGATCGCTCCGGCAGCCGTCTTCCTCGTGCTGTTCTTCATCGCCCCGCTGGTCGCCAACATCTGGCGCAGCATCGGCGGCAGCGCACCGGGCCGCGCCAGCCAACGAGGGGTCCTGGAGAACTACACGGTCCTCGTCACCGACCCGTTCTATTTCGGGGTGCTTCAGGAGACGATCGTCGTCGCAGTCGTCGTGACGCTGGCCTGCATCGCGCTCGGTTATCCGCTTGCCTACTTCATGGTGCGCAAGGCCGGGCGCTGGAAGGGGCTTATCCTGTTCTGCCTGATCGCACCGCTGCTGACCTCGGTCGTGATGCGGGCCTTTGGCTGGCGGGTGATCTTCGCCAATCGAGGTTTCCTGAACACGTTGCTCGTCGATGGAGGTCTGCTGGAACGTCCGATCAACCTCGCCAACCATCCGGTGTCCGTCTATGTGGCGCTGATCCACATCCTTCTTCCGTTCATGGTGTTGTCGATCTCCTCCGTCCTGCAAGCCATCCCGCGTTCGCTCGAGGAAGCGGCGCGCGCGCTGGGTGCGAGTAAGATCAAGGCCTTCTGGCACGTCACGCTTCCGCTGAGCATAGAAGGCGTGATCACGGGATCGATCCTCGTCTTCGTGCTGACGAACGGCAATTTTGTCGCTGCCCTTCTGCTCGGAAACAATTCGGTTCGAACGCTGCCCTTGATGATCTACCAGCAGTTCAACCTGACGCAGGACACTTCCTTCGCGGGCGCCATGGGCAATGTTCTGCTCGTCATCGCCCTCATCGGCCTGTGGGCACAGTCTCGGTTCGGCAAGGGAAGGGGCATCTGATGGCGCAGCGCAGTTCAGGACGCCGCGAATGGAGCAGCCTCGCGCTCGGCGCATATTCCGTGGTGCTTTTGGCCATCGTGATGTTGCCGATCGTGCTTGTGGTCGTGGTCTCCTTCTCGGAAGGCAGTTTCATCCGCTTCCCCGTCGAAAGCTGGTCGCTGCGCTGGTATGTGCGCGCCATCGAATACGGCCCCTTCATGCACTCCTTGTGGATCAGCGTGCAGCTCGCGGTGGCCGCGACGGCCGCAGGATGCTTGATCGGCGTCCCCGCCGCGCTCGCCTTGGCCCGCAGCCGTTCAGGCTTCGCAACGGCGGTCGCCGCCTTCCTGCTCGCTCCGATCTCGATTCCCGCGATCGTCCTCGGCTTCACCCTCTTGTACTATCTCTCCGCCCTCGGCATCGGCGTCTCATTTCTCGGACTTTGGGTGGCACACACCGTCGTCGCCGTCCCCTACGTCGCCCGCACGGTGATCGCGGTGTATCGCTCGGTTCCGGAGAATCTCGAGGAGGCCGCGTCCATCCTGGGGGCCTCCCGATGGGCCACCCTCCGCTACGTGACCTTGCCGGTGATCCGTCCCGGCATCTTCGCCGGTTCGATGTTCGCGGCACTGATCTCCTTCGACAATCTTTCCCTGTCCTATTTTTTCGGATCGACGTCCGCGACAACACTCCCGGTCGTCATGTTGAGCTACATGGAGAACCAGTTCGACCCCGCGATCGCGGCGATCAGCGCGATCCAGATGGCGATCGCTGTGGCGGTCCTCCTCGTCCTCGAACGTCTCTACGGCCTCGACACGCTGGTGGCCGCCAAATAGCCTGACTACGAGGACTGTTAGGGAAGGTCTCGCCGACGCAGCCGGCGATCCGCCGTGTTCGCATCGGCTCGATCGGTTCGTGATGAGGACGACGAGATTGGTCACTGCCGCGATCCTCAACGAGCGGAATCTCAGCTATCTGATCAGGATCGCGGAGTGTGGCAGCTTCTCGCGTGCCGCCATCCTCCTCGGCGTGACGCAATCGGTCCTCAGCCGGCGCATTCGCGATCTCGAGAACGAGGCCGGGACAACGATCTTCCACCGCAACGGCCGCGGACTTGTTATCACTCGCGACGGGGAAATGATCGTCGAACTCGCACGCAAGGTACTCGACGATGTCGACAGACTGCGGCTTTCTATCGAGACAGGTCGCGAAGCACAGCCCGATAAGTTGATCATCGGGTTGATCCCCTCGCTTGCGGCCAGCGCGACTGTGCCGTTGGTCCGCCGTCTTTCCAAACTGCTACCCGACACGAAGCTGCATATTCAGGAAGGCTCGTCCGGGAGTTTGGTCGAGTGGCTCCATGACGCACGGCTGGACGTCGCATGCCTCGACGACGGCCCCATGCTCAAGCGGTTCAATCCCGTCCGGATCACGGGCAACCCACTTTACCTGACCTGTCACCGCGACGACATCACTTTGCCGCCGGAAACGCCGATCCGCGATCTGCCGCGATACCGTCTGGTGCTGGCGGCCAAAGAGCACATCACCCGCAGGCAGATCGAGCAGGTTGCGCAGTCCCGCAACATTAAACTCGACGTCGCCTACGAGTCTGCGAGCCTGTGGTCGGTGATGAAGATCACGGACAGCGGCCTTGCTATGAGCATCCTGCCCTATCTCGCGACGTCCGAACCGGGCTGGCAGAGGAGCAGGCTCGTGGAACCGGAGATCGTCCGATCGCTCTGTATCGCAACCCCGCTGAAAACACAGAACTCGATCCCCATTCAACGTATCGTCAGTACGATCAAAGACGAGGTCCAGGCACTTTATCGAGAGATGCAACGTGAACTCCTGAGCTAGCAGCTCCCAAGCGTTTCCGTGAGCCTTCGCTACCGAGCTCAATCGAGGGTCATCAACGATCATAATCTGGTAGCTTTTGAAAATGAGCCAAAATAAACCTGTAGGA
Protein-coding sequences here:
- a CDS encoding ABC transporter permease, with the translated sequence MAQRSSGRREWSSLALGAYSVVLLAIVMLPIVLVVVVSFSEGSFIRFPVESWSLRWYVRAIEYGPFMHSLWISVQLAVAATAAGCLIGVPAALALARSRSGFATAVAAFLLAPISIPAIVLGFTLLYYLSALGIGVSFLGLWVAHTVVAVPYVARTVIAVYRSVPENLEEAASILGASRWATLRYVTLPVIRPGIFAGSMFAALISFDNLSLSYFFGSTSATTLPVVMLSYMENQFDPAIAAISAIQMAIAVAVLLVLERLYGLDTLVAAK
- a CDS encoding LysR family transcriptional regulator, which produces MVTAAILNERNLSYLIRIAECGSFSRAAILLGVTQSVLSRRIRDLENEAGTTIFHRNGRGLVITRDGEMIVELARKVLDDVDRLRLSIETGREAQPDKLIIGLIPSLAASATVPLVRRLSKLLPDTKLHIQEGSSGSLVEWLHDARLDVACLDDGPMLKRFNPVRITGNPLYLTCHRDDITLPPETPIRDLPRYRLVLAAKEHITRRQIEQVAQSRNIKLDVAYESASLWSVMKITDSGLAMSILPYLATSEPGWQRSRLVEPEIVRSLCIATPLKTQNSIPIQRIVSTIKDEVQALYREMQRELLS
- a CDS encoding ABC transporter permease, which encodes MSAAEPVRVEPHRALRRFRVARLWWIAPAAVFLVLFFIAPLVANIWRSIGGSAPGRASQRGVLENYTVLVTDPFYFGVLQETIVVAVVVTLACIALGYPLAYFMVRKAGRWKGLILFCLIAPLLTSVVMRAFGWRVIFANRGFLNTLLVDGGLLERPINLANHPVSVYVALIHILLPFMVLSISSVLQAIPRSLEEAARALGASKIKAFWHVTLPLSIEGVITGSILVFVLTNGNFVAALLLGNNSVRTLPLMIYQQFNLTQDTSFAGAMGNVLLVIALIGLWAQSRFGKGRGI
- a CDS encoding ABC transporter ATP-binding protein, with the protein product MTKTASLKLDNISKTYGAIVALQPMQLQVEPGELIALLGPSGCGKTTTLRIVAGFEPPDRGRVLIGDRDVTALSPNMRDIGLMFQNYALFPHMSVAENVGFGLKMRKVAKAEAQSRVSAALDMVRMGAFAERSIGQLSGGQQQRIALARSLVVNPSVLLLDEPLGALDRKLREEMQFELRQLQRRFGITSILVTHDQEEALTMSDRVAVMNAGAIMQIGEPKAIYDRPSSVFVSEFLGTSNLFAGEIRGGTFRSSESAKLAVSCDEPDGPAILVFRPERLLIKPQGKGKLEARVRDVVFRGSQYTYELDAGQRDRPIIVYSQHAHPIDADGVVGIDWTQAPVVLRETLP